Genomic DNA from uncultured Vibrio sp.:
TTGTACTTGCTTCTGTGCCATTCGTTTTGGTGCCCATTTTGGTGTATGGACGACGAGTGCGTGCACTGTCTCGCCAAAGCCAAGACTCAATGGCCGATGTAGGCAGCTATGCTGGTGAAGCGATAGAGCATATTAAAACAGTCCAAAGCTTTAGCTCAGAGCCACATGAAAAAGCCGCCTTTGCTGTAGAGGTGGAGAAAGCATTCGAGATTGGCAGACAGCGAGTAAAACAACGCGCAATTTTGATCTCAGGCGTTATTGTGATTGTGTTTAGCGCCATTGCAGGCATGCTTTGGGTCGGGGGCAGTGATGTCATCCACGGTAAAATGTCAGCCGGTGATCTGGCGGCATTTGTGTTTTATGCCATTATGGTCGCGTCTTCTACGGCAACCATTTCTGAAGTGCTTGGTGAACTGCAAAGAGCCGCGGGCGCAACGGAAAGACTGATTGAGATCTTGCAAGTAGAAAGCGATATTAGTGCGCCAAACAATGCTTTACCGATAAGCCCTACGATGTCAGCAGAGGTTACCTTTAACTCGGTTAACTTCAACTATCCTTCTCGCCCCGACCAGCCGGCTATCAAAGCACTAAACCTGACTGCTGAGCAAGGCAAAATATTGGCGCTAGTTGGTCCGTCAGGTGCTGGTAAAACAACACTGTTCGAACTACTACAGCGTTTTTACGACCCACAGCAAGGCCAGGTTTTGTTTGGAGGCGTTGATATTCGCCAGTTCGACCCGAACGATCTTCGCCAGCAGATGGCACTAGTCCCACAGCAGCCAGCTTTATTCAGCCACGACGTGTTCCACAATATTCGGTATGGCAACCCAGAAGCAACGGACGAGCAAGTTATCGAAGCGGCCAAAAAAGCACATGCACATGAGTTTATTGAGAAGTTACCGGAAGGCTATCATA
This window encodes:
- a CDS encoding ABC transporter ATP-binding protein/permease is translated as MSSKNNKNLSILLKLNTFVSPYKWRVAAALVALVATASLTLSVGYGVRILIDQGFAQQSLQELTSAIQFIVGITLCIAIGTFFRFYLVSSVGERVSADIRLAVFNHVITLHPSYFETNSSGDIMSRLTTDTTLLQSIIGSSFSMAMRSALMCIGAIIMLFATNFKLTLIVLASVPFVLVPILVYGRRVRALSRQSQDSMADVGSYAGEAIEHIKTVQSFSSEPHEKAAFAVEVEKAFEIGRQRVKQRAILISGVIVIVFSAIAGMLWVGGSDVIHGKMSAGDLAAFVFYAIMVASSTATISEVLGELQRAAGATERLIEILQVESDISAPNNALPISPTMSAEVTFNSVNFNYPSRPDQPAIKALNLTAEQGKILALVGPSGAGKTTLFELLQRFYDPQQGQVLFGGVDIRQFDPNDLRQQMALVPQQPALFSHDVFHNIRYGNPEATDEQVIEAAKKAHAHEFIEKLPEGYHSFLGERGVRLSGGQKQRIAIARAILKDPKILLLDEATSALDSESEHHVQQALEALMKGRTTLIIAHRLSTIQHADKIAVLDDGALVDIGNHQSLMQSCELYQRLVRLQFKHLG